In Equus asinus isolate D_3611 breed Donkey chromosome 13, EquAss-T2T_v2, whole genome shotgun sequence, one DNA window encodes the following:
- the RPL38 gene encoding large ribosomal subunit protein eL38 has product MPRKIEEIKDFLLTARRKDAKSVKIKKNKDNVKFKVRCSRYLYTLVITDKEKAEKLKQSLPPGLAVKELK; this is encoded by the exons ATG CCTCGCAAAATCGAGGAGATCAAGGACTTCTTGCTCACGGCGCGGCGGAAGGATGCCAAGT CTGTCAAGATCAAGAAGAATAAGGATAATGTGAAGTTTAAAGTTCGATGCAGCAGATACCTTTATACCTTGGTCATCACAGacaaagagaaggcagagaaactgAAGCAGTCCCTGCCGCCAG GTTTGGCAGTGAAGGAGCTGAAATGA